One part of the Malus sylvestris chromosome 2, drMalSylv7.2, whole genome shotgun sequence genome encodes these proteins:
- the LOC126600518 gene encoding putative F-box/LRR-repeat protein At4g15060 isoform X5, which translates to MEIPTASTYDKKQDKAPMNLGDKGETSNPLEDRISQLPDAILVDIISPLRIKEVARTSVLSKRWRYLWTHVTRLNFDHHDGEHPRTSTRTTTVNPSERRRLEEATNRRQRIRQSHQGLTSLNLGEFRGGSSSAGSGSRSRHPDGISRLIGPPSPPPCTVVTKVLQSHQGPTVDGVRICGSCYSSDNVDDFIEFAIQKKVQRLEIDKSKEKDTKSWEKPFNNPLGVSRIKSLRHLSLKYIPITDEVVGLVLSECQLLEHLSICRSSDLYAVKAVGSSLRLKFLQISYCGGIVRVDISAPNLVSFIYRGQNVYRRGIVLKHAPKLVYVSLSEDEPDSITKHLLSISARLSYLQTLHLWMNLRRTNVMLPQFPELTSLKDLSLTVHAKNYGPSLLDMTSLLEQSPFLQRLTFQLQWGYVREGYTRNMQEIKRCPHQCLKVVRFSGFIGMGGSIIDTEFAMYLVENAVVLEKFIIELEKVELAYILPEFATTEEKLQATKEHALQLIGTQLPPGAELFII; encoded by the exons ATGGAAATTCCAACTGCTTCAACATATGATAAAAAACAAGATAAAGCTCCAATGAATTTGGGTGATAAGGGAGAAACAAGTAATCCGTTGGAGGATCGGATTAGTCAACTGCCCGACGCGATTCTGGTTGACATCATTTCCCCGTTGAGGATTAAGGAAGTAGCAAGGACTAGTGTCCTCTCTAAGAGGTGGAGATATTTGTGGACACATGTTACACGTCTCAACTTTGATCATCATGATGGTGAACATCCACGTACCTCCACAAGGACCACAACAGTTAATCCGTCAGAGAGACGTCGTCTAGAAGAAGCGACCAACAGAAGACAACGAATCCGGCAATCGCACCAGGGTTTAACATCTTTAAACTTAGGTGAATTCAGAGGTGGTTCTTCCTCAGCGGGTTCCGGTTCAAGATCTAGGCACCCCGATGGAATTTCAAGACTAATTGgcccaccatcaccaccaccgtGTACGGTGGTGACTAAAGTCCTGCAATCGCATCAGGGTCCAACCGTAGATGGAGTCAGAATTTGTGGATCTTGTTATAGCTCGGATAATGTCGATGATTTTATCGAATTTGCAATTCAAAAGAAAGTTCAAAGGCTTGAGATAGACAAATCGAAAGAAAAAGACACCAAGTCTTGGGAGAAGCCTTTCAACAACCCTTTAGGTGTTTCACGCATTAAGTCCCTTAGACACCTCTCTTTAAAGTACATACCTATAACTGATGAAGTTGTTGGGCTGGTTCTATCCGAATGTCAACTTCTTGAACACCTCAGTATTTGTCGCTCAAGCGATCTTTATGCTGTGAAAGCAGTTGGTTCATCACTCCGGTTGAAGTTCCTACAAATAAGTTATTGCGGTGGCATAGTCAGAGTTGATATTTCTGCCCCTAATCTTGTGTCATTTATATATCGCGGACAAAATGTGTATAGAAGAGGAATTGTTTTGAAACATGCACCCAAGCTTGTCTACGTATCTCTCTCAGAAGACGAACCTGATAGCATTACCAAACATCTTCTGTCGATATCAGCTCGACTTTCATACCTTCAGACTCTCCACCTGTGGATGAATCTGAGAAGG ACAAATGTTATGCTCCCACAATTTCCCGAATTAACTAGTCTCAAAGACTTGTCGTTGACTGTACATGCCAAAAATTATGGTCCAAGTCTCCTGGATATGACTTCCTTGTTAGAGCAATCTCCCTTCTTGCAGAGATTAACATTCCAG TTACAATGGGGATATGTTCGCGAGGGTTATACGAGAAATATGCAGGAGATTAAAAGATGTCCTCATCAATGCCTTAAGGTGGTGAGATTTTCTGGGTTCATTGGGATGGGCGGGTCAATTATCGATACGGAGTTTGCCATGTATCTGGTGGAAAATGCTGTGGTACTTGAAAAGTTTATCATAGAACTTGAAAAGGTCGAATTAGCTTATATACTGCCAGAGTTTGCTACAACGGAGGAGAAATTACAAGCAACAAAGGAGCATGCTTTGCAGCTAATTGGAACACAATTACCACCAGGAGCTGAGTTGTTTATTATATAA
- the LOC126600518 gene encoding putative F-box/LRR-repeat protein At4g15060 isoform X6 → MEIPTASTYDKKQDKAPMNLGDKGETSNPLEDRISQLPDAILVDIISPLRIKEVARTSVLSKRWRYLWTHVTRLNFDHHDGEHPRTSTRTTTVNPSERRRLEEATNRRQRIRQSHQGLTSLNLGEFRGGSSSAGSGSRSRHPDGISRLIGPPSPPPCTVVTKVLQSHQGPTVDGVRICGSCYSSDNVDDFIEFAIQKKVQRLEIDKSKEKDTKSWEKPFNNPLGVSRIKSLRHLSLKYIPITDEVVGLVLSECQLLEHLSICRSSDLYAVKAVGSSLRLKFLQISYCGGIVRVDISAPNLVSFIYRGQNVYRRGIVLKHAPKLVYVSLSEDEPDSITKHLLSISARLSYLQTLHLWMNLRRTNVMLPQFPELTSLKDLSLTVHAKNYGPSLLDMTSLLEQSPFLQRLTFQLRLVFIEQPSGNYKQQESVFLPLVIFFFITA, encoded by the exons ATGGAAATTCCAACTGCTTCAACATATGATAAAAAACAAGATAAAGCTCCAATGAATTTGGGTGATAAGGGAGAAACAAGTAATCCGTTGGAGGATCGGATTAGTCAACTGCCCGACGCGATTCTGGTTGACATCATTTCCCCGTTGAGGATTAAGGAAGTAGCAAGGACTAGTGTCCTCTCTAAGAGGTGGAGATATTTGTGGACACATGTTACACGTCTCAACTTTGATCATCATGATGGTGAACATCCACGTACCTCCACAAGGACCACAACAGTTAATCCGTCAGAGAGACGTCGTCTAGAAGAAGCGACCAACAGAAGACAACGAATCCGGCAATCGCACCAGGGTTTAACATCTTTAAACTTAGGTGAATTCAGAGGTGGTTCTTCCTCAGCGGGTTCCGGTTCAAGATCTAGGCACCCCGATGGAATTTCAAGACTAATTGgcccaccatcaccaccaccgtGTACGGTGGTGACTAAAGTCCTGCAATCGCATCAGGGTCCAACCGTAGATGGAGTCAGAATTTGTGGATCTTGTTATAGCTCGGATAATGTCGATGATTTTATCGAATTTGCAATTCAAAAGAAAGTTCAAAGGCTTGAGATAGACAAATCGAAAGAAAAAGACACCAAGTCTTGGGAGAAGCCTTTCAACAACCCTTTAGGTGTTTCACGCATTAAGTCCCTTAGACACCTCTCTTTAAAGTACATACCTATAACTGATGAAGTTGTTGGGCTGGTTCTATCCGAATGTCAACTTCTTGAACACCTCAGTATTTGTCGCTCAAGCGATCTTTATGCTGTGAAAGCAGTTGGTTCATCACTCCGGTTGAAGTTCCTACAAATAAGTTATTGCGGTGGCATAGTCAGAGTTGATATTTCTGCCCCTAATCTTGTGTCATTTATATATCGCGGACAAAATGTGTATAGAAGAGGAATTGTTTTGAAACATGCACCCAAGCTTGTCTACGTATCTCTCTCAGAAGACGAACCTGATAGCATTACCAAACATCTTCTGTCGATATCAGCTCGACTTTCATACCTTCAGACTCTCCACCTGTGGATGAATCTGAGAAGG ACAAATGTTATGCTCCCACAATTTCCCGAATTAACTAGTCTCAAAGACTTGTCGTTGACTGTACATGCCAAAAATTATGGTCCAAGTCTCCTGGATATGACTTCCTTGTTAGAGCAATCTCCCTTCTTGCAGAGATTAACATTCCAG TTGAGATTAGTGTTCATTGAACAACCGAGTGGAAATTACAAGCAACAGGAAAGCGTATTTTTACcacttgtgattttttttttcattaccgCATGA
- the LOC126600518 gene encoding putative F-box/LRR-repeat protein At4g15060 isoform X4 — protein MEIPTASTYDKKQDKAPMNLGDKGETSNPLEDRISQLPDAILVDIISPLRIKEVARTSVLSKRWRYLWTHVTRLNFDHHDGEHPRTSTRTTTVNPSERRRLEEATNRRQRIRQSHQGLTSLNLGEFRGGSSSAGSGSRSRHPDGISRLIGPPSPPPCTVVTKVLQSHQGPTVDGVRICGSCYSSDNVDDFIEFAIQKKVQRLEIDKSKEKDTKSWEKPFNNPLGVSRIKSLRHLSLKYIPITDEVVGLVLSECQLLEHLSICRSSDLYAVKAVGSSLRLKFLQISYCGGIVRVDISAPNLVSFIYRGQNVYRRGIVLKHAPKLVYVSLSEDEPDSITKHLLSISARLSYLQTLHLWMNLRRTNVMLPQFPELTSLKDLSLTVHAKNYGPSLLDMTSLLEQSPFLQRLTFQLQWGYVREGYTRNMQEIKRCPHQCLKVVRFSGFIGMGGSIIDTEFAMYLVENAVVLEKFIIELEKVELALWPNILPKFATPEEKLEATREHALQLIGTQLPPGAELVII, from the exons ATGGAAATTCCAACTGCTTCAACATATGATAAAAAACAAGATAAAGCTCCAATGAATTTGGGTGATAAGGGAGAAACAAGTAATCCGTTGGAGGATCGGATTAGTCAACTGCCCGACGCGATTCTGGTTGACATCATTTCCCCGTTGAGGATTAAGGAAGTAGCAAGGACTAGTGTCCTCTCTAAGAGGTGGAGATATTTGTGGACACATGTTACACGTCTCAACTTTGATCATCATGATGGTGAACATCCACGTACCTCCACAAGGACCACAACAGTTAATCCGTCAGAGAGACGTCGTCTAGAAGAAGCGACCAACAGAAGACAACGAATCCGGCAATCGCACCAGGGTTTAACATCTTTAAACTTAGGTGAATTCAGAGGTGGTTCTTCCTCAGCGGGTTCCGGTTCAAGATCTAGGCACCCCGATGGAATTTCAAGACTAATTGgcccaccatcaccaccaccgtGTACGGTGGTGACTAAAGTCCTGCAATCGCATCAGGGTCCAACCGTAGATGGAGTCAGAATTTGTGGATCTTGTTATAGCTCGGATAATGTCGATGATTTTATCGAATTTGCAATTCAAAAGAAAGTTCAAAGGCTTGAGATAGACAAATCGAAAGAAAAAGACACCAAGTCTTGGGAGAAGCCTTTCAACAACCCTTTAGGTGTTTCACGCATTAAGTCCCTTAGACACCTCTCTTTAAAGTACATACCTATAACTGATGAAGTTGTTGGGCTGGTTCTATCCGAATGTCAACTTCTTGAACACCTCAGTATTTGTCGCTCAAGCGATCTTTATGCTGTGAAAGCAGTTGGTTCATCACTCCGGTTGAAGTTCCTACAAATAAGTTATTGCGGTGGCATAGTCAGAGTTGATATTTCTGCCCCTAATCTTGTGTCATTTATATATCGCGGACAAAATGTGTATAGAAGAGGAATTGTTTTGAAACATGCACCCAAGCTTGTCTACGTATCTCTCTCAGAAGACGAACCTGATAGCATTACCAAACATCTTCTGTCGATATCAGCTCGACTTTCATACCTTCAGACTCTCCACCTGTGGATGAATCTGAGAAGG ACAAATGTTATGCTCCCACAATTTCCCGAATTAACTAGTCTCAAAGACTTGTCGTTGACTGTACATGCCAAAAATTATGGTCCAAGTCTCCTGGATATGACTTCCTTGTTAGAGCAATCTCCCTTCTTGCAGAGATTAACATTCCAG TTACAATGGGGATATGTTCGCGAGGGTTATACGAGAAATATGCAGGAGATTAAAAGATGTCCTCATCAATGCCTTAAGGTGGTGAGATTTTCTGGGTTCATTGGGATGGGCGGGTCAATTATCGATACGGAGTTTGCCATGTATCTGGTGGAAAATGCTGTGGTACTTGAAAAGTTTATCATAGAACTTGAAAAG